AGGATCAGGATGAGGACTGGGATCAGGAGCAGGATCAGGATGAGGACAGGGATCGGGAGCAGGATGAGGACagggatcaggatcaggatgaggacagggagcaggatCAGGATGAGGACAGGGATCGGGAGGAGGATGAGGACAGGGatcaggagcaggagcaggatgagggCAGGGATCAGGAGCAGGATCAGGATGAGGGCAGGGCTCGGGAGCAGGATGAGGCCGGGGCGGGGTGCGGGTGCCGGGCCCGGCGCTGTCGCGGTGTGGCGGTGTGGCGGTGTCGCGGGTGGCTGCCGGCGGCGCGGGAGCGTGTCCCGTGTAACGGCCCCGCCGGGCGCTCGCAGCCGCTGCCATCccgctgctccctccctgcaggcacacGAGAAGCGGGGCGGCTGCAGATGCGGCAGCTCAAGTGAACTTCCATGGCGCAGTCAGTGAAATACCCGAACCAAACAGGGCCATGTGGCGATTCTTTGAAAGCTCAAAGATCTGACTGCCATTTCTTTTTAGTTATAGAATGGGGAACAGCCAGACCGCTTCTGTAGGATTGTCATATGATGCTGCTGTGAATCAAATACAGGTAGCATTTATGTTGCTTTTACTGATTTCCAGCATTTATAAAAGCCAATTACTTCAAACCTTTTCCTATTTACACAAAGAAATACTGTACATAGTTCTGCCTGTTGAACCTGTTCCTGTGTTCATCATGGTTATCAAGCCATGCTGGCAGTTTTGTTTATCCACAGCCCTGGATCCTGATCTTCCGGGGCTGGACCcattttatgggttttttttaatacttctaCTCaaattcagtgctgctgttgacATCAGGGATAGAACCTTGTAAAATTACTGATATCAAGTAAcgttaaatattttagaaattgtgggttttttataaatttattgaTAGTTAATGATAGCCTGAAATCCCCTTGAATTTACAGTAAAGTCATAAGGGTGTATCTTCCACCCACTGCTTTTGGTCACCGTGCTTTCCACTGGCACACCCAAGCACCTTACGGACAGAGGAAACTGTCCTAAACAAGGCAGGGGACAAAGGGAGTTGGGcagactgcagagcagagctgtacCACACACCCCACCATCCTTGCGCTGTTTTGGAGCCAGATGCAGGTCAAACCTGCTTCCAGAGGTGCCAGCAGAGATTTTCCCGTGTTTGCTACTCTAGCAGCAGCTTTTTAACCTGTGTATTACTTTCCTGACTGTTCAACAGAGTCCTAAGTGCATTGGCTAGAAGCTCGCTGACTTTTAACTTTCTTTTGAGCACACAGGACATTATTTCCCACAACTGTGTGGTGATTTTCTCTAAAACAACATGCCCATACTGCAAAATGGCAAAAAACCTCTTTGAGGGTTTGAATGTGAATTACACAGCTGTGGAACTGGACCTGAATACAAACGGAAGGCAGTTCCAAGACATCCTGGAACAGATGACTGGTGGCAGAACAGTGAGTATATTCTCTGATACTTAACAAGTAACAGCTTGGGCTACACACATCACTCTTGGGTTATATCCACAGCAAGTCCTTAATTGTTTTGAGACAGGTAAATCTGGGATACAAGCTCCTAAATGAAATACTGCAGGAAGGAGGTCTCTTCTTCTAGAACCCCTCTGGCTATCCCTCACAGCTGATCTTTGCCATACTGCCACTGAAATAATTGAAGTATCAAAgccatttttcatttgtatatTTAAACCATTGTGTTTAAcacctttattttattttacatagtCTCACTTGACTCAGTTATTGGAATTTATTACAATCACCCACGCAGTGTCTTTATCCCACTTTTGAGGGGCACATGAAGTTTCCCATCTCTGTAAATATTATGGGTTGTACACTGATATTACACACACATCTAGATGAACACAGTAATTGTGTGCACTGGAGTCCACATGGGCTTGCTTGAATGTTTACCTTTTTCCAAGAGATAACTAATgcaacttttgttttcttgataGGTCCCAAGAGTGTTTATCAATGGGACTTGTGTTGGAGGTGCAACAGATACTCAAAAGCTTCATGAGGAAGGCAAACTGCTTCCTTTAATTCATCAGTGTCAAATGAGGGCAAATTTCTGAGCAACTGTCTCTAGCTTAGCTTCATCTTCCTTGCTATGAACAGAATTTCAGATGAAATCAGAAGATCACCGACACAGCATGAGCTGCACTCAACAACTTCAAACCATGTCTTGCTGAATTACAGATCACTCTGACAGACTTTATGGACTTGGTGAATTATTGGTGTCCTTGCCTCAGCTTTCCCACAAGCCCGGTGGTCCTTAGCAAACATTATGTAACTCTCGGGGCTCTTGGTGAGACAGTGATGTCATTCCATAGTGATTACATCCTGCTCCAGGGAAGCCCAGGCTCTGAAAAAAGAATCCTGTGGGTTTTGCTGCACGTGAGTTTGCTTTCTAGCTTTGTCTCAATAAATTGTCAGTTTTACTTAATGGTTTCTTTAAATGGAATTCTTCTCTGTCAAACTGAAGTGTAAAGCAAACCCAGTCTGTAGTGATATTGGTGTGTGCATGTCTTCCTCTCCTGTACTCCAGTGCCTGGTCACCCAGCTCCCAAATCGTGTGTCCAATGGAACAGAAAGGGAATAAAGATTCTGGCAGCTTTAGAGAG
This sequence is a window from Motacilla alba alba isolate MOTALB_02 chromosome 8, Motacilla_alba_V1.0_pri, whole genome shotgun sequence. Protein-coding genes within it:
- the GLRX2 gene encoding glutaredoxin 2 isoform X1, translated to MALQGALRRVAAAWGGRYRMGNSQTASVGLSYDAAVNQIQDIISHNCVVIFSKTTCPYCKMAKNLFEGLNVNYTAVELDLNTNGRQFQDILEQMTGGRTVPRVFINGTCVGGATDTQKLHEEGKLLPLIHQCQMRANF
- the GLRX2 gene encoding glutaredoxin 2 isoform X2, with the protein product MGNSQTASVGLSYDAAVNQIQDIISHNCVVIFSKTTCPYCKMAKNLFEGLNVNYTAVELDLNTNGRQFQDILEQMTGGRTVPRVFINGTCVGGATDTQKLHEEGKLLPLIHQCQMRANF